In Onychostoma macrolepis isolate SWU-2019 chromosome 04, ASM1243209v1, whole genome shotgun sequence, one DNA window encodes the following:
- the cax1 gene encoding cation/H+ exchanger protein 1 isoform X1 — protein sequence MANTKHTMSTDVESRRRRSTESSEPLWDHDPKGRRCSSQCDRLCIAGAYLEIPDTPSPCTSQYLGHYTPKCLSAHRHSLHSRCTDDVWQEASIRTTIRAENEVEAHKLANNYRFGFRKWKSHVTERPIEDRSDVVKELYSDLNYIKHHSGSLVTPGNVIYVLLFGWWISLFYFLVSLLMFCTIAGIPYGKLCLQLSLYFLWPFGKALQKSSSLLRKCCIKFPHCEAIPEVDERKDSSEVKESTPLLRSAPAITTEIPLTTPPPKQTRYWCRLSTYVWLVLGYPLLAVVHFLAIFLSWMLVFTIPVSKMNVRTLSIILLMPPEEVVIRTVKKPQGCETRVLLCCYHAFNWYYYKFTVDGINVFAVNLLPLVIITLVIGYMDKDNYYVSSETKFATAVSSIIPLSYYIGMGIASISAQSNFAVGAVVNATFGSITEMAFYITALLQGQRAGNECYAEIVKSALTGTLLGCILFIPGICMIIGGCKHREQRFNSRSAGVSSALLFISIGGVFAPTLFSKAYGNFICEGCDNLPGNTTKPFLCNNCHYDLSENNRPLFLSHIEPLVYTISVLLPTAYLIGLIFTLKTHSHIYDIHISDAHDVSDHGAVVHWSRARALVVLILATVLMAACADLSTEHIKPIISNSSVSQYFIGVTVLAMVPELPEIVNGIQFALQNNISLSLEVGSCIAVQVCMLQIPLLILFNAFYDVGFVLIFSDLHLWASIFSVILVNYIFMDGKSDYFQGTALVVVYLILLALYFFAPAPLGC from the exons GGCATTCCCTGCATTCACGGTGCACAGATGATGTCTGGCAGGAAGCGAGCATCAGAACCACCATCCGAGCAGAAAACGAGGTGGAGGCACATAAACTTGCCAACAACTACAGG TTTGGTTTCAGGAAATGGAAGAGTCATGTAACCGAACGACCCATTGAAGACAGGTCTGACGTAGTTAAGGAGCTTTATTCTGACCTCAACTATATCAAACATCATTCAG GATCACTGGTCACTCCTGGGAATGTGATCTATGTATTGCTCTTTGGCTGGTGGATCTCCTTATTTTACTTCTTGGTTAGTCTGTTGATGTTTTGCACCATTGCTGGTATCCCATATG GAAAACTCTGTTTGCAGCTGTCACTTTATTTCTTATGGCCGTTTGGAAAGGCATTACAGAAA AGCAGCAGCCTGCTGAGGAAATGTTGTATTAAATTCCCACATTGTGAGGCCATTCCGGAGGTGGATGAGAGAAAGGATTCTTCAGAGGTGAAAGAGTCTACACCTCTGCTGCGCTCCGCTCCTGCCATCACCACAGAAATCCCTTTGACTACACCGCCTCCAAAACAGACTCGTTACTGG TGTCGGCTGAGTACGTATGTTTGGCTGGTGTTGGGATACCCCCTGCTGGCTGTGGTTCATTTCCTGGCTATCTTCCTGTCCTGGATGCTGGTTTTCACCATCCCGGTGTCAAAGATGAACGTCAGGACCTTGAGCATCATCCTGCTTATGCCACCAGAGGAGGTCGTAATTCGGACTGTGAAAAAA cCACAAGGTTGTGAGACCAGAGTTCTGCTGTGCTGTTACCATGCCTTTAACTGGTACTACTACAAATTTACTGTGGATGGGATCAATGTGTTTGCTGTCA ATCTGTTGCCTCTGGTTATTATCACTCTGGTGATCGGCTATATGGACAAAGATAATTATTATGTGAGCTCAGAGACAAAGTTTGCCACAGCAGTGAGCTCTATTATCCCATTGTCTTACTACATTGGGATGGGGATAGCAAG TATTTCTGCACAGAGTAACTTTGCAGTGGGAGCGGTAGTAAACGCCACGTTCGGCTCGATTACGGAGATGGCCTTCTACATCACAGCTTTGCTGCAGGGTCAACGTGCAGGAAACGAGTGCTACGCAGAGATCGTCAAATCTGCTCTGACCGGCACACTGCTGGGCTGCATCCTCTTCATACCT GGCATCTGTATGATCATCGGCGGCTGCAAACACAGAGAGCAGCGGTTCAACAGCAGATCAGCAGGAGTCAGCTCAGCCCTGCTCTTTATATCAATAGGAG GTGTTTTCGCTCCCACGCTGTTTTCAAAGGCTTATGGAAACTTTATATGTGAGGGCTGTGACAACTTGCCTGGTAACACCACAAAGCCTTTCTTATGTAATAATTGCCACTATGACCTG AGCGAAAACAACCGACCCCTATTTTTGAGTCACATTGA GCCTTTAGTGTACACAATCTCTGTCCTGTTGCCTACTGCATATCTCATCGGTCTGATCTTCACCCTTAAGACTCATTCGCATATTTATGATATCCACATCAGTGATGCCCATG ATGTTAGTGACCATGGTGCAGTGGTTCACTGGTCTAGAGCGAGAGCTCTAGTGGTGCTCATTTTGGCTACAGTATTGATGGCAGCTTGCGCTGATCTCAGCACTGAGCACATCAAACCTATCATCTCCAACTCCAGTGTCTCACAG TATTTTATTGGAGTTACAGTATTGGCCATGGTTCCCGAGCTTCCTGAGATAGTCAATGGGATCCAGTTTGCTCTTCAGAACAACATCAGCCTCAG CCTGGAAGTGGGGAGCTGTATTGCAGTTCAGGTGTGCATGTTGCAGATACCGCTACTGATCTTGTTCAATGCTTTTTAT GACGTTGGATTCGTTCTCATATTCAGTGATTTACACCTCTGGGCGAGCATCTTTAGTGTTATTCTGGTCAACTACATATTTATGGATGGAAAGTCGGACTACTTCCAGG GAACGGCTCTGGTGGTCGTGTACCTTATTCTTCtggctttatatttttttgcacctgCTCCTCTTGGATGTTGA